GAGGAAATTCGCCGCCAGCAGATCGTTGTGACCGAAGGCGATCTCGAAAGGACCGGCTTCGCGTTCGAGCCGGTCGGCGATCTCGAGAAAGGAATGCAGCAACGGCTTGTGGCGACTGCCGCCAGCCTCCAGGAGAGCCGCATAATCCCGGACCACATGAAAGACCCAGAAGATGGCGGCCGGTCCGCGAAAATGCCTGGCGACGTCCCGATGACAGGACCGGACGAGCGGCACGACCCGGCTCATCATGACTGGATTTCTTATATCATCGGCTGACAGCGGCCTCGCGTCGATATAGTCCAGCACCAATATGCCGGGCTCATGATGGATGACCGCAGGCGAAAGACCGGCGGCATGGGCGGCCCTGCTCGCAGCCACCTCGTTTGCGCGGCTGATGTGATGAACGGGAATGTCCGATCCGAGCCGCACGACGAAGCGGCGGCCATCATTGCCGACCAGATAGTTGCGATTGGTAATGCCGCCCACCAGCGGTTCGATGTCGATCGGCCCGCGCCAGATGCTGAGAGAATGTATCCTGTCTTGCGCCGTCGCAGTCATTCCCCCTCCGGTCCTGCTGCTGAGCATCCATCGGATATCGAAGGTTCCCCACAAACGTAAGGCTGTCAAGAACCGGCCCACAAAATGAAACGAATATTTGGCTTTTTGTTGGAATCGAGCA
The Rhizobium sp. 11515TR DNA segment above includes these coding regions:
- a CDS encoding choline/ethanolamine kinase family protein, which gives rise to MTATAQDRIHSLSIWRGPIDIEPLVGGITNRNYLVGNDGRRFVVRLGSDIPVHHISRANEVAASRAAHAAGLSPAVIHHEPGILVLDYIDARPLSADDIRNPVMMSRVVPLVRSCHRDVARHFRGPAAIFWVFHVVRDYAALLEAGGSRHKPLLHSFLEIADRLEREAGPFEIAFGHNDLLAANFLDDGKRLWLIDWDYAGFNTPLFDLGGLASNNEFSEAQEEAMLEAYFEAPVGDDLRRRYQAMKCASLLRETMWSMVSEIHSDIDFDYSSYTAENLRRFERAWQDFRNS